The Calliphora vicina chromosome 3, idCalVici1.1, whole genome shotgun sequence genome contains a region encoding:
- the l(3)psg2 gene encoding uncharacterized protein l(3)psg2 isoform X1, translating into MTESGTKDFDSVFVENEEVADANISSSSAVDLEVVGGNNGKNDIKVSEEGVAKLTFGFLDDMQGGDSSLEPGEVKTPPPGSSPATVKELTPSRLAQERPDPPAKQLAKESLAKALKTVSQLEAEACEEKVRAILELDAKRRKEEVEKRKLEAEKRRQSGEADLEMERKRQDKEERKKLKKLKKAKKAADKALNSCEEDNEDKAQRKKRKVKNANESEDSEGLCSSGEDGEDNVTAEKHGSILNSAIAIPSMQPARYPPHLPPPHLLPDAFMGGFRPMNPFMRGPRPDFSHGRGGFIPRGRGGMRGGRMPFQGFRPPFFSGIPNSAVGPLKFNVPHGLQQRHHHTPPPNRGHSPILPPTSDLQWTKCKPSLSYAFKLNKEHNKFHGIQADIKQPHNLNRDPSEENWDDDIPAEADAGNEQKPDDHHKHQQHEQIRKKDKKHKSLSKEKKKSKNHKEKDAKNRKSKRSRTSLSSSSVTAIKHKKKSNKSSRRKIEKIRKSYGSSNRSTPTQQQEHSSEDTETTNENPPDEHEEDDNNDQQQQKDEVEKMPTEAEIRNKVENIKREKVETTELKFEDFTLKVKPIIIKIEPVEQEIEKLTENNKETQSGNKNEVDEGFDIFAESPPRHSASSALAVKHNEKESAVELTGSVTPPLPPLNDAKLLKSSSLQNALEIQKRIDKLLQQDDIKLEAIEAAKELLMKKTQKHQSTKEKLTPERELNKATEQKTVEEESSKAIAIIHKDDSSTAKEKKVYKDKESSKKPLEVVKEKEKRRDSSKQREEKDAKLMDTTRTSSKDREKDKKDDKKPKSYDKDKEKDYDNKDKDKSRKEVSSTYRNPFKRSISRDRFFGKIDSRRRTRTKSRERDFSMKRRLSKDRKRGDSSGYSSSKISSKRRISGSSSTSTILNRSKSGERDIKESLDSLNAKEKERKDRKREKTPELKQKRKRSSSPKCKSDKEKDTATKLKPIDKVPTMNLKSSTPPPKLIKSQDKVQEKPLSKESKKSKSPVKTAAKKRPLSFTQTEFLFPEEGNEDDFIMGDDEETNDSFKNLKSPSDKEDSPDTDDYMDNWENDEDVDLDMNSNMPNDLSTPRKSSPDITEEDSFVTRFVNPSPPKELLKKHSEKEATEDLQKDVEAMPLTPPLVLLKKLPAALEAKERQQENVKQNKDSQETKKPELFGMQELYDQFIKSVEASGVNMNSNNKEPAAVIEDDAPEKADISSDNVNETQNQSEDPLSTSSTSTSSTTSSSSSSSSESNSSSNSSSSSSSDSSSEDSNDGDKFKVSNKPTVKKIKLEEVIEPNNSSIQDKKSSDTENITVKSPIVEREPRTPSPTPLHKSLLIAQTPPTPVSHSKATPKSDVAKDFKKLKNLEANLSRIQMMRANYDSNDEISEELHKMEMLFLQEKKIILQKYAKNTAVAEKPAVISATTVTTEFVPALPANEYGLLPPPPPPLPEEPNKIFDANREAIKLTISPMKLPSKPAIFNISQTEETEKKTVEDKDEFDFTEKLVKPAKEVAIVKPMMETKESKESRSRDTHRHRRSPVYAGSRERQRSPSNYRERNRRSASRNRFSPQRRGRGRSLSISPPRRGGMGGIRHGTPPRRGAPGGRFRVANRRSRSRSPLRQFGNRRGKEGSPFRRKRGQPQDLQPHYKKFVRHRGSRSRSPRSPQTRPRSPRTPPPRRRSYSPDPYSRSPLPFKPPSPPMRRSLSPIDSPSSPTRRSRSPPSPRRPRSPRSPRSPRSPQSPLSPRSPRSPRSPDSPPSHRYDDHRYRRDSSFERHSSMSPHPQYYAPDSLAAGVSQQASSYYYNVSPNRISLDARINIVLNAPGGRDTPPAGYEGYTNYAQYGGAAYMSIPPQPMPDSSNNMGYYPNPYVPLMPSAHDAHHLLAPPNTHALQHAPHSHPPNLPHHLHQQPHSPAYSNIPTINSGVAGPSSPLPPNNFYYNDFNMVHQPSNPVLKELPKAPLSVAVQKGNVLEIVPSNVETAQSPQLSHKTKTSPILAETIKSHIDKISSISWKDEVNNRHVKSAVMRLNRGGENVTRSILKRSDATEKPDNSEKKKVYFEDGIYPSRDSDDEDRKLIEYKIRRKVLRLRKKRGIDVPAARELGEEKSKQKLRKPKIDAALEKLPPPPPPTTMPTATLQQPIYLRPPTPVPLVYFHFDSVVHSMYVSQLEKPIPPRLLNPKCVPGAGPPSTATGNTGPCSSANAAANRSPNLNMTSVSAATKKELTTLAALNRVGRNENALNSPKMGEHKRESPNSQQSPIMTMNKPSGMHFTPTQTSPQMSPLHGPVIRHPPSPVSFGPMRINNFMRLPPSPLTRATAVPPQMQTPPPNMVNLPPGMRHPQYSMPPPNLMPPGMPPEAKYSSVGGGSPYAAMPQPPPGYHGYGQRPMNPGFFMGPASTHTMHPPPPIPANTHAKDKDHMLHHHQQQHQHHHHHPHPLHPHPHAHAHLHPQQHQAHHHNQHKHPPPLPPPIGSSVVAASPQAMIAPYNVKKTVN; encoded by the exons ATGACGGAATCGGGCACAAAAGATTTCGACAGCGTTTTTGTAGAGAATGAAGAGGTGGCCGACGCCAACATTAGCAGCAGCAGTGCCGTCGATTTGGAGGTTGTCGGGGGTAATAACGGCAAAAACGATATCAAAGTGTCTGAGGAGGGTGTAGCTAAATTGACATTTGGTTTTCTAGACGATATGCAAGGTGGCGACAGCAGTTTAGAACCGGGTGAGGTGAAGACACCACCGCCTGGTTCTAGTCCGGCTACGGTTAAGGAATTAACACCTTCACGTTTGGCCCAGGAGAGACCAGATCCTCCGGCCAAGCAATTGGCCAAGGAATCATTAGCCAAAGCTTTAAAAACTGTATCACAATTGGAGGCGGAAGCTTGTGAGGAGAAAGTACGTGCAATTTTAGAATTAGATGCTAAAcggcgcaaagaggaagtggaAAAACGTAAATTAGAAGCTGAAAAACGTAGACAATCGGGAGAAGCTGATTTGGAAATGGAGCGCAAACGTCAGGATAAGGAGGAGcgtaaaaaactaaagaaattaaaaaagg cCAAGAAGGCAGCTGATAAGGCCTTAAATAGCTGTGAGGAGGATAATGAAGATAAGGCTCAAAGAAAGAAGCGTAAAGTGAAAAATGCCAACGAGTCGGAAGACAGCGAGGGTTTATGTTCTTCTGGTGAAGATGGGGAGGATAATGTTACTGCAGAAAAACATGGTAGCATATTAAATTCAGCTATAGCAATACCATCAATGCAACCGGCCCGTTATCCGCCACATTTGCCGCCGCCTCATCTATTACCCGATGCATTTATGGGTGGTTTTCGTCCTATGAATCCTTTTATGCGTGGTCCCCGTCCAGATTTTTCCCATGGACGTGGTGGTTTTATACCGCGTGGTCGTGGTGGTATGCGTGGCGGTCGTATGCCGTTCCAAGGTTTTCGACCGCCATTTTTTTCGGGCATTCCCAACAGTGCGGTTGGCCCACTTAAATTTAATGTGCCCCATGGTCTTCAGCAACGTCATCATCATACACCGCCACCAAATCGCGGCCATTCACCTATACTGCCACCAACTTCGGATTTACA ATGGACAAAGTGTAAACCATCATTATCGTATGcatttaaacttaataaagAACACAACAAATTCCATGGCATTCAAGCAGATATAAAACAGCCACATAATTTAAATAGAGACCCCTCAGAAGAAAACTGGGATGATGACATTCCTGCTGAGGCAGATGCTGGCAATGAGCAAAAGCCAGATGATCATCATAAACATCAGCAACATGAACAAATACGTAAGAAAGACAAAAAGCACAAATCTCTCtcgaaagaaaagaaaaaatctaaaaatcacAAAGAAAAAGATGCTAAGAATAGGAAATCGAAAAGGTCCAGAACATCGTTGTCATCGTCGTCAGTGACGGCAATAAAACAtaagaaaaaatcaaataaatcgagcagaagaaaaattgaaaaaatacgTAAATCCTATGGATCATCGAACAGATCAACACCAACGCAACAACAAGAACATTCTTCTGAAGATACGGAGACGACAAATGAAAATCCCCCAGATGAGCATGAAGAAGATGATAACAACgatcagcagcaacaaaaagATGAAGTTGAAAAAATGCCCACTGAAGCAGAGATACGTAATAaagtggaaaatattaaaagagaAAAAGTTGAAACTACTGAATTGAAATTCGAAGATTTTACACTTAAAGTCAAACCTATAATAATCAAAATTGAACCGGTAGAGCAGGAAATAGAGAAACTAACAGAGAATAATAAAGAAACTCAATCCGGAAATAAAAATGAAGTTGATGAAGGATTTGATATATTTGCTGAATCACCACCTCGGCATTCAGCTTCTTCTGCATTGGCGGTAAAACACAATGAAAAAGAATCCGCTGTTGAACTGACTGGTAGTGTAACTCCCCCTTTGCCGCCCTTAAATGATGCTAAACTTCTAAAATCTTCCTCTTTACAAAATGCTTTAGAGATACAAAAACGTATAGATAAATTATTACAACAAGACGACATCAAATTGGAGGCTATTGAAGCGGCCAAAGAACTTTtaatgaagaaaactcaaaaacatCAAAGTACAAAGGAAAAATTAACACCTGAAAGGGAATTGAACAAAGCCACTGAACAAAAAACAGTTGAAGAAGAAAGTTCAAAAGCAATAGCTATAATACATAAAGATGATAGCTCAACTGCAAAGGAAAAAAAGGTATATAAAGATAAAGAATCGAGCAAAAAACCCCTAGAGGTCgtcaaagaaaaagaaaaacgaaGAGATTCTTCTAAACAAAGAGAGGAAAAGGATGCCAAACTTATGGATACAACTAGAACTTCCTCTAAAGATCGAGAGAAAGATAAGAAAGATGACAAAAAACCTAAAAGCTATGATAAGGACAAGGAAAAGGATTATGATAATAAAGATAAAGATAAGTCGCGCAAAGAAGTTTCCTCAACCTATCGTAATCCCTTTAAAAGATCCATATCACGTGATAGATTCTTTGGTAAAATTGACTCCCGGCGTCGTACACGTACCAAAAGTCGTGAACGTGATTTTTCTATGAAGCGACGTCTCTCTAAGGACCGTAAACGAGGCGATAGTTCCGGCTACAGTTCCAGCAAAATCTCCTCAAAACGACGTATAAGTGGCAGCAGTTCAACCTCAACCATACTCAATCGTTCAAAATCTGGTGAACGAGACATCAAAGAATCTTTAGATTCACTAAATGCGAAGGAAAAGGAACGCAAAGatagaaaaagagaaaaaacccCGGAATTGAAACAAAAACGTAAACGTTCGTCTTCACCAAAGTGTAAAAGTGACAAAGAAAAAGACACTGCAACTAAATTAAAACCGATTGATAAAGTACCCACAATGAATTTGAAATCAAGCACACCTCCACCTAAGTTAATTAAAAGCCAGGATAAAGTTCAAGAAAAGCCCCTATCGAAAGAGAGCAAGAAATCCAAGTCGCCCGTTAAGACAGCTGCCAAGAAGAGACCTCTTTCATTTACGCAAACTGAATTTTTATTCCCCGAAGAAGGCAATGAAGACGATTTCATAATGGGCGATGATGAGGAGACCAACGATTCATTTAAAAACCTGAAATCACCCAGTGATAAAGAAGATAGTCCTGATACAGATGATTATATGGATAATTGGGAAAACGATGAGGATGTGGATCTCGATATGAATTCAAATATGCCCAATGATTTGTCAACCCCACGAAAATCATCTCCCGACATTACTGAGGAAGATTCGTTTGTAACACGTTTTGTTAACCCCAGTCCACCTAAAGAGTTGTTGAAAAAGCACAGCGAAAAAGAAGCAACAGAAGATCTGCAGAAAGATGTGGAAGCAATGCCGCTTACACCTCCTTTAGTTTTGCTGAAAAAGTTACCAGCGGCACTGGAAGCCAAGGAACGACAACAAGAAAAcgttaaacaaaacaaagacaGCCAAGAGACCAAAAAACCTGAACTGTTTGGCATGCAGGAATTGTATGatcaatttataaaaagtgtTGAGGCTTCAGGAGTCAATATGAATTCTAATAATAAAGAACCAGCTGCAGTGATCGAAGATGATGCTCCGGAGAAAGCTGATATTTCCAGCGATAATGTAAATGAAACACAAAATCAAAGTGAGGACCCCTTATCAACATCATCTACTTCCACCTCATCCACAACCTCCTCCTCTTCGTCGTCATCATCAGAGTCAAATTCTTCATCCAACTCTTCAAGCTCATCTTCATCAGATTCGTCTTCAGAGGACAGCAATGATGGAGATAAATTCAAAGTATCCAATAAACCGActgtcaaaaaaattaaactcgaGGAAGTCATAGAACCCAACAATTCCTCAATTCAGGATAAAAAATCAAGCGATACTGAAAATATTACTGTTAAATCCCCCATAGTCGAAAGAGAGCCGCGAACACCTTCTCCTACACCCTTGCACAAGAGTTTACTTATAGCACAAACACCTCCCACGCCAGTTTCTCATAGCAAAGCCACTCCCAAATCAGATGTAGCtaaagatttcaaaaaactCAAGAATTTGGAGGCGAACTTATCCCGAATTCAAATGATGAGGGCCAACTATGATTCAAATGATGAAATCAGTGAGGAACTGCATAAAATGGAGATGTTATTCTTGcaagaaaagaaaatcatactGCAGAAATACGCCAAGAATACAGCAGTGGCTGAAAAGCCAGCAGTAATATCTGCCACAACAGTCACAACTGAATTTGTACCCGCTTTGCCAGCTAATGAATATGGCCTactaccaccaccaccaccgccATTACCTGAAGAacccaataaaatatttgatgctAATCGTGAAGCCATTAAGCTGACCATATCTCCCATGAAATTACCCTCCAAACCAGCCATATTTAATATCTCTCAAACAGAGGAAACGGAAAAGAAAACTGTAGAGGATAAAGATGAATTTGATTTCACTGAAAAGCTGGTAAAACCAGCTAAAGAGGTAGCCATTGTTAAGCCAATGATGGAAACTAAAGAGTCCAAGGAATCTAGATCCAGAGATACTCATCGTCATAGGCGTTCCCCGGTCTATGCAGGTAGTCGTGagagacaaagatcgcccagcaATTACAGAGAGCGAAATCGCAGATCTGCTTCGCGGAACCGATTTAGTCCTCAGCGTAGAGGTCGAGGTAGATCATTGTCGATAAGTCCTCCTCGGAGAGGAGGTATGGGTGGTATACGTCATGGCACCCCGCCACGAAGAGGAGCTCCTGGCGGTAGGTTTCGTGTTGCAAATAGGAGATCGCGTTCTCGCAGTCCTTTGCGCCAATTTGGCAATAGGCGTGGCAAAGAGGGCAGTCCATTTCGCAGAAAACGTGGGCAACCACAGGATTTGCAACCTCATTACAAAAAGTTTGTGCGCCATCGGGGTTCACGTTCAAGATCGCCCAGATCACCACAAACCAGACCAAGATCTCCCAGAACTCCGCCTCCTAGAAGACGTTCCTACAGTCCAGATCCATATTCGAGATCACCGCTGCCATTTAAACCACCCTCACCACCCATGCGTCGCAGTTTGTCACCAATCGACTCTCCCAGCTCCCCAACAAGACGTTCACGATCTCCACCTTCACCTCGAAGGCCAAGATCGCCTAGATCTCCACGTTCGCCCCGATCACCACAATCGCCCTTATCACCACGCTCACCCAGATCCCCAAGATCTCCTGATTCTCCACCCTCGCACAGATATGACGATCATAGATACAGACGTGATAGCAGCTTTGAAAGGCACTCATCCATGTCACCACATCCCCAGTACTATGCACCAGACTCCTTGGCGGCCGGTGTATCACAACAAGCCTCATCATATTACTACAATGTTTCACCGAATCGCATATCACTGGACGCACGCATAAATATTGTCCTCAACGCACCAGGTGGTAGAGATACGCCGCCTGCTGGTTATGAAGGTTACACAAACTATGCTCAATATGGTGGAGCGGCGTATATGTCTATACCACCGCAACCCATGCCGGATTCGTCTAATAATATGGGTTATTATCCAAATCCCTATGTACCATTGATGCCGTCAGCACACGACGCCCATCATTTATTAGCACCGCCTAACACACATGCCCTGCAACACGCTCCACACTCACATCCACCTAATTTACCGCATCATCTCCATCAACAGCCGCATTCTCCTGCATATTCAAATATACCCACCATAAATAGTGGTGTAGCCGGACCTTCGTCCCCACTGCCACCGAACAACTTCTATTATAATGATTTTAATATGGTACACCAACCCAGCAATCCAGTGCTCAAAGAGCTGCCCAAAGCTCCACTTTCGGTGGCTGTACAAAAGGGAAATGTTTTGGAAATTGTACCCTCAAATGTGGAAACGGCGCAATCTCCTCAATTAagccacaaaacaaaaacttcacCCATTTTGGCCGAAACCATTAAAAGTCATATTGATAAAATTTCATCTATCTCGTGGAAAGATGAAGTCAATAACCGTCATGTTAAGTCAGCCGTAATGCGGCTAAATCGTGGTGGTGAAAATGTGACGAGAAGCATTTTAAAACGATCGGATGCAACCGAGAAACCTGA CAATTCTGAAAAGAAAAAGGTTTATTTTGAAGATGGCATTTATCCAAGCCGCGACAGTGATGATGAAGATCGCAAACTAATTGAATACAAAATTCGAAGAAAAGTATTGCGTCTGCGTAAAAAGCGCGGCATTGATGTGCCGGCCGCTCGAGAATTGGGCGAAGAGAAATCGAAACAGAAACTACGAAAGCCAAAAATAGATGCAGCTTTGGAAAAATTACCACCACCGCCACCGCCCACAACCATGCCGACAGCAACTCTTCAACAGCCCATCTATTTAAGGCCACCAACTCCAGTACCTTTGGTTTATTTCCATTTCGATTCGGTAGTGCATTCAATGTATGTCTCACAGTTGGAAAAACCCATACCACCACGTCTACTAAATCCCAAATGTGTGCCAGGAGCTGGGCCGCCCTCAACGGCAACAGGAAATACAGGCCCGTGTAGTTCAGCGAATGCTGCGGCAAATCGTTCACCGAATCTTAATATGACCAGTGTATCAGCCGCTACTAAAAAAGAATTAACTACTTTGGCGGCTTTGAATCGTGTGGGAAGAAATGAGAACGCCCTAAATTCGCCCAAAATGGGTGAACACAAACGAGAAAGTCCAAATTCACAACAATCACCCATAATGACAATGAACAAACCGAGTGGTATGCACTTTACACCCACACAGACATCGCCGCAAATGTCTCCTTTGCATGGACCTGTCATACGTCATCCTCCATCTCCTGTAAGTTTTGGGCCTATGCGCATCAACAACTTCATGCGCCTACCGCCGTCGCCCTTGACAAGAGCTACCGCAGTACCGCCACAAATGCAAACCCCACCACCAAATATGGTTAATTTGCCGCCAGGCATGCGACATCCCCAATACAGTATGCCACCACCAAATTTAATGCCACCGGGCATGCCACCAGAAGCCAAATATAGTTCGGTGGGAGGCGGCTCACCTTATGCAGCAATGCCACAACCGCCACCTGGCTACCATGGCTACGGTCAACGTCCCATGAATCCAGGCTTCTTTATGGGGCCAGCTTCAACTCACACCATGCATCCGCCACCTCCCATACCGGCGAATACTCACGCGAAGGACAAGGATCATATGCTTCATCACCATCAGCAGCAACATCAGCACCACCACCATCATCCTCATCCACTTCATCCTCACCCACATGCGCATGCGCACCTGCATCCACAGCAACATCAGGCACATCATCATAATCAGCATAAACATCCGCCTCCTCTGCCCCCGCCTATTGGCAGTAGTGTGGTTGCTGCTAGTCCCCAGGCCATGATAGCGCCCTATAATGTAAAAAAGACtgttaattga